Genomic window (Nitrospirales bacterium LBB_01):
AAGAAAACTCCATCATAATATAAACGAGGGACAGGGAATATGGCACATGGGGCAGCGTGATGTTAACTGGATACGAATCAGTAAAGCCGCCAAAGCCGAGGGTTTCTCGCTTGAGGATATTGCAAAGATTCAGCACACGATGATTCACAGCAGGTTTAAAGCGATTGTGGATAAGGTGCAGGTTACGCTCTTTGTAGATGAGGCTGACGTGCTATCGTATCGGGATGAGTCACGAAGGGTCTGGAAAGAAAGAGATGACAGACTTGGCTCCATGACAGATGAAAACGTTGACACTTTTTACTCATGTCTGCTTTGTCAGTCCTTTGCTCCGACACATACGTGTGTTATAACCCCTGAGAGACTGGGGCTTTGCGGAGCTTACAATTGGCTTGACTGCAAGGCGGCTTTTGGCATAGACCCAACCGGCGGTAATCAGCCGATTCCCAAAGGTGAGACGCTTGACTCTAAATTTGGCAGATGGACGGGTGTGGACGAGTACATTGTAGCTTCAACGGGCGGCGCTGTGGAGTCCTTTAACGCATATACGATTATGGAAAATCCTATGACCTCCTGCGGCTGTTTTGAGTGCATACTGGCGGTGGTGCCTGAAGCGAATGGAGTTATGATAGTGCAAAGAGGCCATACAGGGATGACCCCTATTGGCATGAAGTTTTCCTCACTTGCCGGCACTGTAGGCGGCGGTGTGCAGAGTCCCGGATTTATGGGAATAGGGGTAAACTTTGTAACAAGCCGAAAGTTTCTTTTTGCCGATGGCGGGTTAAAGAGGGTAGTGTGGATGACTAAGGCTTTGAAAGAAAGAATAAAGGATTCCTTTAACGAAAGAGCAGTGGAGGAGGGAGTGCCTAACCTGCTTGATATGATAGCGGATGAGACCGTTGCTGAGGACTCTGAAAAGCTGCTTGAATTCCTTTCAAGTGTCGGGCATCCGGCTCTTACCATGGATTCCATGTTCTAAGTGGATAAAGGCATGAATGGTAACTCTGTTGTCAAATACTCAGGTTTTAGCCTGAGTGAGCTTTAATGAGCTAAGGAGAGAACACTATTATGATAGAAGATAAGCAAGAAGGAAATGCTCAGACTGCCGATAAGGTAGCTAAAGAGATACTGGACTGGGGTCATGCTCATGGCATAAGCACTGCCTTTGACCGTGCTCAGCACCTAAAGCCGTGTCCGATAGGGCACTCGGGCGCCTGCTGTAAGATTTGTTTTATGGGGCCGTGCCGATTGGTGGGCCCAGATGCCGAGGAAAAAGCTGCCGGAGTATGCGGAGCCACGCTTCCGGTTGTGTCGGCAAGGAATTTTCTCAGAATGTGTGCAGCTGGAACCGCAGCGCACAGCGATCACGCAAGGGATATGGCATTTACACTGCTTGAGGCATCTACTGGAGAAATCTCTGATATACAGATAAAAGACGAAAAGAAATTAAGGAAAGTTGCCGGTATATTGGAGATACCCACAGAGGGTAAAACTAAAAATGAGCTTGGCAAAGAGGTGGCGCTAAAAATCCTTACCAACTTTGGTCAGCAAAAGGGAGAGCTCTCCTATGTTAAGAGAGCGCCAAAGAAGCGGCAGGAAATCTGGCGGAAGTGGGGCATTGTTCCCCGCGGCATAGACAGAGAGATAGCAGAGGCCATGCACAGAACCAATATGGGAGTTGACCAGGATCCGGAAAACCTGATGATGGCCGCCATGAAGGTTTCTTTAGCAGATGGCTGGGGCGGCTGCATGTTAAGCACCGATATGACTGATATTCTCTTTGGCACTCCATCGCCAGTGCACTCAACGGCAAGCCTTGGCGTTATGAAAACCGATGAGGTCAATATCGTGGTGCACGGTCATGAGCCTACACTTGCCGAGATGATTGTTGATGTAAGTACGGAAAAGGAACTGGTTGATTATGCTAAGAGCAAGGGAGCAAAAGGGATTAATCTTGTCGGTATGTGCTGTACAGCTAATGAAATTCTGACAAGACACGGGATACCTTCTGCAGGTGGATTTCTAAATCAGGAGCTTGCTCTTATGACCGGAATGGCTGAGGCCATAGTGGTTGACGTTCAGTGTATAATGCCTGCAATTGGACAGGTTCAGAAAAAGTTCCATACTAAGGTTATAACCACATCCTATAAAGGTAAGATGATAGACGCCATGCACATTCAGTACGATGAGCATAGGGCAAAAGATATAGCACGGGAAATCATAAGGCTTGCCTGTGATAATTACCCAAAGAGATCGGGCTTTGGAAAAATGGACTCTGCTGCCGCATCGCCGGTAGTTGCTGGATTTTCCCACGAATACATTGCCTACATGCAGGGGGGGAGTTTCAGAGGCTCATTTAGACCCTTAAATGACGCAATCATGGCAGGCCGCATAAGAGGTGTTGCCGCTCTTGTCGGATGTAATAATCCCCGAACTGCTCAGGACAGTTTCTTTGACTATCTGGCCACCGAGTTTATAAAACATGACATCTTAGTGGTATCAACCGGCTGTGGAGCGGCGGCATTTGCAAAGGCCGGGTATATGACTCCGGAAACAGCGCTTGAACATGCAG
Coding sequences:
- the cooS gene encoding anaerobic carbon-monoxide dehydrogenase catalytic subunit, with translation MIEDKQEGNAQTADKVAKEILDWGHAHGISTAFDRAQHLKPCPIGHSGACCKICFMGPCRLVGPDAEEKAAGVCGATLPVVSARNFLRMCAAGTAAHSDHARDMAFTLLEASTGEISDIQIKDEKKLRKVAGILEIPTEGKTKNELGKEVALKILTNFGQQKGELSYVKRAPKKRQEIWRKWGIVPRGIDREIAEAMHRTNMGVDQDPENLMMAAMKVSLADGWGGCMLSTDMTDILFGTPSPVHSTASLGVMKTDEVNIVVHGHEPTLAEMIVDVSTEKELVDYAKSKGAKGINLVGMCCTANEILTRHGIPSAGGFLNQELALMTGMAEAIVVDVQCIMPAIGQVQKKFHTKVITTSYKGKMIDAMHIQYDEHRAKDIAREIIRLACDNYPKRSGFGKMDSAAASPVVAGFSHEYIAYMQGGSFRGSFRPLNDAIMAGRIRGVAALVGCNNPRTAQDSFFDYLATEFIKHDILVVSTGCGAAAFAKAGYMTPETALEHAGPGLKEVCVAIGIPPMLHLGSCVDNSRILTIMTQMTEEGGLGDDICDLPAIGIAPEWMSEKALAIGVYFVASGAHIIFGSESPVEASPIVQAIKHDLWFKRVGAKLEFIPDARDILVASLAAIDAKRDALKLKKYEPGKFGAERVLMTMEDRRKLEKETAKK